In one Gossypium hirsutum isolate 1008001.06 chromosome D09, Gossypium_hirsutum_v2.1, whole genome shotgun sequence genomic region, the following are encoded:
- the LOC107892829 gene encoding putative invertase inhibitor produces MLRHWHVSFLSFCFFFLFLFLFLWTPYDEISATRTFSVDLINKTCKTCSDKSTVFNYTFCSASLQEIPVSRTTNLQGLAIVAMELALQNATHTLSVIKELRRNETWGHPFASACLRDCDVLYSEGVITLVDAVAVFLEGKYGSAGAWLTAVMDGTTTCEEGFGDMEEASPLTEQNYSVFQLCDVALCIVNLLVSHA; encoded by the coding sequence ATGCTGCGGCATTGGCACGTGTCTTTCTTAtcattctgcttcttcttcttgtttcTCTTCCTCTTTTTATGGACTCCTTATGATGAAATCTCTGCAACAAGAACGTTCTCCGTTGATTTAATCAACAAAACCTGCAAAACATGTTCCGACAAATCTACCGTTTTCAACTACACGTTCTGCTCAGCATCTCTCCAGGAAATCCCAGTCAGCCGTACCACAAACCTTCAAGGTCTAGCAATAGTTGCAATGGAGTTAGCTTTACAAAATGCGACTCACACGCTTTCTGTCATCAAAGAGTTGCGGAGAAACGAAACGTGGGGTCATCCTTTTGCTTCGGCTTGCTTGAGGGACTGTGATGTGCTTTACTCCGAGGGGGTTATCACCCTGGTGGATGCTGTTGCGGTGTTTTTAGAAGGCAAATATGGGAGTGCTGGTGCTTGGTTGACTGCGGTTATGGACGGAACGACGACGTGTGAGGAAGGGTTTGGGGATATGGAAGAAGCGTCGCCATTGACGGAACAAAATTACAGTGTTTTCCAGTTATGTGATGTTGCATTATGCATCGTCAACTTGCTGGTTTCACATGCATAG
- the LOC107890623 gene encoding tobamovirus multiplication protein 2A — protein MACKGCLECLLKLLNFLMTLVGLAMVGYGIYLFVEYKRAADVAMLLSPVGTDQIQLGRPMLMAVSLSSSIFDNLPKAWFIYLFIGVGVVLFVISCFGCIGASTRNLCCLSCYSLLVVLLILVELGCAAFIFFDKSWKEELPTDKTGYFDMIYQFLEENWSIVKWVALGIVVLEAIIFLLALMVRAANVPADYDSDDEFIAPRQQIRQPLINRPPVPATGVPVTGSLDQRPSRNDAWSARMREKYGLDTSEFTYNPSESNRYQQAAPQPAEESSRCTIM, from the exons ATGGCTTGTAAAGGATGCCTAGAATGCTTGTTGAAGCTGTTGAACTTCTTGATGACTCTTGTTGGTTTGGCAATGGTTGGATATGGGATCTACTTGTTTGTTGAGTACAAAAGAGCTGCTGATGTTGCCATGCTTTTGTCACCTGTGGGCACTGACCAAATACAGCTCGGTCGGCCCATGCTCATGGCCGTGTCTCTTTCGTCTAGTATTTTCGATAATCTTCCAAAAGCATG gtttatatatttgtttattgGAGTAGGTGTGGTTCTCTTTGTTATATCTTGTTTCGGTTGTATTGGAGCTTCGACGCGGAATTTATGCTGTTTGAGTTGT TATTCACTGTTGGTGGTCTTGTTGATCTTGGTGGAGCTGGGATGTGCTGCTTTCATATTCTTCGACAAAAGCTGGAAAGAA GAACTCCCGACAGATAAAACAGGATATTTTGATATGATATATCAATTTCTGGAAGAAAATTGGAGTATTGTCAAATGGGTAGCTCTTGGAATTGTTGTCTTAGAG gctattattttcttgttagcCCTTATGGTTAGGGCCGCCAATGTACCTGCTGATTATGACAGTGATGATGAGTTCATTGCACCAAGGCAACAAATCAGACAGCCTTTAATCAACAGGCCACCAGTTCCAGCTACAGGTGTTCCTGTTACTGGCAGCCTTGATCAACGACCCAGCAGAAATGATGCTTGGAGTGCACGAATGAGGGAAAAG TATGGTCTGGATACGTCCGAGTTCACCTACAACCCTTCGGAGTCAAACAGGTACCAGCAGGCAGCTCCGCAACCAGCAGAAGAAAGCAGCCGTTGCACCATTATGTGA
- the LOC107890620 gene encoding type I inositol polyphosphate 5-phosphatase 2 isoform X2, with product MKTRKGKRFEAFWPSIVMKKWLNIKPKVYDFSEDEVETETETESEDDAYSIKDSRLNGGDDYIHSTLQNQDCSSQISDSSSKVYRLRHRRGKSETLRVQYINTKDVRVTIGTWNVAGRLPCDDLIIDDWLCTEQLADIYIIGFQEVVPLNAGNVLGAEDNRPIPKWEAIIRRTLNKSLKPESKHKCHSAPSSPVLRTCSVADALADEIAALPLEYLETANDYVWPEHSLEETPKLGTALSSSTRIGFNLTDNFTTCNPHDVGLKGSRLRRSHHSSENLGSICVQEEQKLEQVVDSFSEISDEFSEEEDDSFLEAAIEEHGNDRGRSRTKYVRIVSKQMVGIYVSVWVRKRLRKHVNNLKVSPVGVGLMGYMGNKGSVSVSMTLFQSRLCFVCSHLTSGHKDGAEQRRNADVYEIIRRTRFSSVIDTDQSQTIPSHDQIFWFGDLNYRLSMSDTKVRKLVALKRWDELLKNDQLHNELHSGHIFNGWKEGVIDFPPTYKYEMNSNRYVGENPKEGEKKRSPAWCDRILWYGKGIKQLCYQRAEIRLSDHRPVSSMFLLEVEVLDHRKLQRALNVSTAAVHPEIFFDENEDLEL from the exons ATGAAGACTAGGAAGGGAAAGCGTTTTGAG GCCTTTTGGCCATCCATTGTGATGAAGAAATGGTTGAATATAAAGCCAAAGGTGTATGATTTTAGCGAAGATGAGGTCGAGACTGAAACCGAAACCGAGAGTGAAGATGATG CTTATTCCATTAAAGATTCAAGATTGAATGGTGGTGACGATTATATCCACAGCACACTGCAAAACCAAGATTGCAGCAGCCAAATTTCAG ATTCGTCATCTAAGGTTTATCGGTTAAGGCACCGGAGGGGAAAATCAGAAACTCTGCGCGTACAGTACATAAACACAAAGGATGTGAG GGTGACAATAGGCACTTGGAATGTTGCTGGAAGACTTCCATGTGATGATCTTATCATTGATGACTGGCTTTGCACCGAACAGCTAGCAGATATTTACATTATCGG GTTCCAGGAGGTGGTCCCTTTGAATGCTGGAAATGTACTGGGGGCTGAGGATAACAGGCCAATTCCTAAATGGGAAGCAATAATTAGAAGAACTCTGAACAAATCTTTGAAACCTGAAAGCAAACATAAATGCCATAGTGCCCCATCTTCTCCTGTGTTACGGACGTGTTCTGTTGCAGATGCATTAGCAGATGAGATAGCTGCCCTGCCATTGGAGTATTTGGAGACTGCTAATGACTATGTCTGGCCTGAACACTCATTAGAGGAAACCCCAAAACTGGGGACAGCATTGAGCAGCTCAACAAGAATTGGGTTTAATCTGACAGACAATTTCACCACCTGCAACCCTCATGATGTGGGGTTAAAAGGGAGCCGATTGAGAAGATCACACCATAGTTCTGAAAACTTGGGTTCAATTTGTGTGCAAGAGGAACAGAAGCTGGAACAAGTTGTTGATTCCTTCTCCGAGATATCTGATGAGTTTTCTGAAGAAGAGGATGATAGTTTCTTGGAAGCAGCAATCGAGGAACATGGCAATGATAGGGGAAGATCAAGGACAAAGTACGTGCGAATAGTGAGCAAGCAAATGGTTGGAATCTACGTATCTGTATGGGTGAGAAAGAGGCTGAGGAAACATGTTAACAATTTGAAAGTCTCTCCTGTAGGTGTTGGTCTTATGGGCTACATGGGAAACAAG GGATCTGTTTCTGTTAGCATGACTCTATTCCAATCCAGGCTGTGCTTTGTGTGTTCGCATTTGACATCAGGTCATAAAGATGGAGCTGAACAAAGACGCAACGCCGATGTGTACGAAATTATCCGACGAACACGTTTCTCATCCGTCATTGATACAGATCAATCACAAACAATCCCATCTCACGA TCAGATATTTTGGTTTGGGGATCTGAACTATCGTCTTAGCATGTCGGACACTAAGGTGAGAAAGCTTGTTGCTCTAAAGCGCTGGGACGAACTACTCAAAAATGATCAG CTTCATAATGAACTGCATAGCGGGCACATTTTCAATGGATGGAAAGAAGGGGTCATAGACTTTCCTCCTACCTACAAGTATGAAATGAATTCTAATAGATATGTTGGCGAGAACCCTAAAGAAGGGGAGAAGAAGAGATCTCCGGCATG GTGTGATCGTATACTCTGGTATGGTAAAGGCATAAAACAACTTTGTTATCAACGAGCAGAAATAAGACTCTCCGATCATCGACCTGTCAGTTCAATGTTTTTACTCGAAGTTGAAGTCTTGGACCATCGGAAGTTGCAGAGGGCTCTCAATGTTAGCACAGCTGCCGTCCATCCTGAGATTTTCTTTGATGAAAATGAAGACTTAGAGCTTTAG
- the LOC107890620 gene encoding type I inositol polyphosphate 5-phosphatase 2 isoform X1: MKTRKGKRFEAFWPSIVMKKWLNIKPKVYDFSEDEVETETETESEDDAYSIKDSRLNGGDDYIHSTLQNQDCSSQISDSSSKVYRLRHRRGKSETLRVQYINTKDVRVTIGTWNVAGRLPCDDLIIDDWLCTEQLADIYIIGFQEVVPLNAGNVLGAEDNRPIPKWEAIIRRTLNKSLKPESKHKCHSAPSSPVLRTCSVADALADEIAALPLEYLETANDYVWPEHSLEETPKLGTALSSSTRIGFNLTDNFTTCNPHDVGLKGSRLRRSHHSSENLGSICVQEEQKLEQVVDSFSEISDEFSEEEDDSFLEAAIEEHGNDRGRSRTKYVRIVSKQMVGIYVSVWVRKRLRKHVNNLKVSPVGVGLMGYMGNKVPLHASPYFNVLQSVVGFMAFCFLQGSVSVSMTLFQSRLCFVCSHLTSGHKDGAEQRRNADVYEIIRRTRFSSVIDTDQSQTIPSHDQIFWFGDLNYRLSMSDTKVRKLVALKRWDELLKNDQLHNELHSGHIFNGWKEGVIDFPPTYKYEMNSNRYVGENPKEGEKKRSPAWCDRILWYGKGIKQLCYQRAEIRLSDHRPVSSMFLLEVEVLDHRKLQRALNVSTAAVHPEIFFDENEDLEL; encoded by the exons ATGAAGACTAGGAAGGGAAAGCGTTTTGAG GCCTTTTGGCCATCCATTGTGATGAAGAAATGGTTGAATATAAAGCCAAAGGTGTATGATTTTAGCGAAGATGAGGTCGAGACTGAAACCGAAACCGAGAGTGAAGATGATG CTTATTCCATTAAAGATTCAAGATTGAATGGTGGTGACGATTATATCCACAGCACACTGCAAAACCAAGATTGCAGCAGCCAAATTTCAG ATTCGTCATCTAAGGTTTATCGGTTAAGGCACCGGAGGGGAAAATCAGAAACTCTGCGCGTACAGTACATAAACACAAAGGATGTGAG GGTGACAATAGGCACTTGGAATGTTGCTGGAAGACTTCCATGTGATGATCTTATCATTGATGACTGGCTTTGCACCGAACAGCTAGCAGATATTTACATTATCGG GTTCCAGGAGGTGGTCCCTTTGAATGCTGGAAATGTACTGGGGGCTGAGGATAACAGGCCAATTCCTAAATGGGAAGCAATAATTAGAAGAACTCTGAACAAATCTTTGAAACCTGAAAGCAAACATAAATGCCATAGTGCCCCATCTTCTCCTGTGTTACGGACGTGTTCTGTTGCAGATGCATTAGCAGATGAGATAGCTGCCCTGCCATTGGAGTATTTGGAGACTGCTAATGACTATGTCTGGCCTGAACACTCATTAGAGGAAACCCCAAAACTGGGGACAGCATTGAGCAGCTCAACAAGAATTGGGTTTAATCTGACAGACAATTTCACCACCTGCAACCCTCATGATGTGGGGTTAAAAGGGAGCCGATTGAGAAGATCACACCATAGTTCTGAAAACTTGGGTTCAATTTGTGTGCAAGAGGAACAGAAGCTGGAACAAGTTGTTGATTCCTTCTCCGAGATATCTGATGAGTTTTCTGAAGAAGAGGATGATAGTTTCTTGGAAGCAGCAATCGAGGAACATGGCAATGATAGGGGAAGATCAAGGACAAAGTACGTGCGAATAGTGAGCAAGCAAATGGTTGGAATCTACGTATCTGTATGGGTGAGAAAGAGGCTGAGGAAACATGTTAACAATTTGAAAGTCTCTCCTGTAGGTGTTGGTCTTATGGGCTACATGGGAAACAAGGTACCTTTACATGCCTCTCCATACTTTAATGTCTTACAATCTGTGGTTGGCTTCATGGCATTTTGCTTTTTGCAGGGATCTGTTTCTGTTAGCATGACTCTATTCCAATCCAGGCTGTGCTTTGTGTGTTCGCATTTGACATCAGGTCATAAAGATGGAGCTGAACAAAGACGCAACGCCGATGTGTACGAAATTATCCGACGAACACGTTTCTCATCCGTCATTGATACAGATCAATCACAAACAATCCCATCTCACGA TCAGATATTTTGGTTTGGGGATCTGAACTATCGTCTTAGCATGTCGGACACTAAGGTGAGAAAGCTTGTTGCTCTAAAGCGCTGGGACGAACTACTCAAAAATGATCAG CTTCATAATGAACTGCATAGCGGGCACATTTTCAATGGATGGAAAGAAGGGGTCATAGACTTTCCTCCTACCTACAAGTATGAAATGAATTCTAATAGATATGTTGGCGAGAACCCTAAAGAAGGGGAGAAGAAGAGATCTCCGGCATG GTGTGATCGTATACTCTGGTATGGTAAAGGCATAAAACAACTTTGTTATCAACGAGCAGAAATAAGACTCTCCGATCATCGACCTGTCAGTTCAATGTTTTTACTCGAAGTTGAAGTCTTGGACCATCGGAAGTTGCAGAGGGCTCTCAATGTTAGCACAGCTGCCGTCCATCCTGAGATTTTCTTTGATGAAAATGAAGACTTAGAGCTTTAG
- the LOC107890620 gene encoding type I inositol polyphosphate 5-phosphatase 2 isoform X3, with protein MVTIGTWNVAGRLPCDDLIIDDWLCTEQLADIYIIGFQEVVPLNAGNVLGAEDNRPIPKWEAIIRRTLNKSLKPESKHKCHSAPSSPVLRTCSVADALADEIAALPLEYLETANDYVWPEHSLEETPKLGTALSSSTRIGFNLTDNFTTCNPHDVGLKGSRLRRSHHSSENLGSICVQEEQKLEQVVDSFSEISDEFSEEEDDSFLEAAIEEHGNDRGRSRTKYVRIVSKQMVGIYVSVWVRKRLRKHVNNLKVSPVGVGLMGYMGNKVPLHASPYFNVLQSVVGFMAFCFLQGSVSVSMTLFQSRLCFVCSHLTSGHKDGAEQRRNADVYEIIRRTRFSSVIDTDQSQTIPSHDQIFWFGDLNYRLSMSDTKVRKLVALKRWDELLKNDQLHNELHSGHIFNGWKEGVIDFPPTYKYEMNSNRYVGENPKEGEKKRSPAWCDRILWYGKGIKQLCYQRAEIRLSDHRPVSSMFLLEVEVLDHRKLQRALNVSTAAVHPEIFFDENEDLEL; from the exons AT GGTGACAATAGGCACTTGGAATGTTGCTGGAAGACTTCCATGTGATGATCTTATCATTGATGACTGGCTTTGCACCGAACAGCTAGCAGATATTTACATTATCGG GTTCCAGGAGGTGGTCCCTTTGAATGCTGGAAATGTACTGGGGGCTGAGGATAACAGGCCAATTCCTAAATGGGAAGCAATAATTAGAAGAACTCTGAACAAATCTTTGAAACCTGAAAGCAAACATAAATGCCATAGTGCCCCATCTTCTCCTGTGTTACGGACGTGTTCTGTTGCAGATGCATTAGCAGATGAGATAGCTGCCCTGCCATTGGAGTATTTGGAGACTGCTAATGACTATGTCTGGCCTGAACACTCATTAGAGGAAACCCCAAAACTGGGGACAGCATTGAGCAGCTCAACAAGAATTGGGTTTAATCTGACAGACAATTTCACCACCTGCAACCCTCATGATGTGGGGTTAAAAGGGAGCCGATTGAGAAGATCACACCATAGTTCTGAAAACTTGGGTTCAATTTGTGTGCAAGAGGAACAGAAGCTGGAACAAGTTGTTGATTCCTTCTCCGAGATATCTGATGAGTTTTCTGAAGAAGAGGATGATAGTTTCTTGGAAGCAGCAATCGAGGAACATGGCAATGATAGGGGAAGATCAAGGACAAAGTACGTGCGAATAGTGAGCAAGCAAATGGTTGGAATCTACGTATCTGTATGGGTGAGAAAGAGGCTGAGGAAACATGTTAACAATTTGAAAGTCTCTCCTGTAGGTGTTGGTCTTATGGGCTACATGGGAAACAAGGTACCTTTACATGCCTCTCCATACTTTAATGTCTTACAATCTGTGGTTGGCTTCATGGCATTTTGCTTTTTGCAGGGATCTGTTTCTGTTAGCATGACTCTATTCCAATCCAGGCTGTGCTTTGTGTGTTCGCATTTGACATCAGGTCATAAAGATGGAGCTGAACAAAGACGCAACGCCGATGTGTACGAAATTATCCGACGAACACGTTTCTCATCCGTCATTGATACAGATCAATCACAAACAATCCCATCTCACGA TCAGATATTTTGGTTTGGGGATCTGAACTATCGTCTTAGCATGTCGGACACTAAGGTGAGAAAGCTTGTTGCTCTAAAGCGCTGGGACGAACTACTCAAAAATGATCAG CTTCATAATGAACTGCATAGCGGGCACATTTTCAATGGATGGAAAGAAGGGGTCATAGACTTTCCTCCTACCTACAAGTATGAAATGAATTCTAATAGATATGTTGGCGAGAACCCTAAAGAAGGGGAGAAGAAGAGATCTCCGGCATG GTGTGATCGTATACTCTGGTATGGTAAAGGCATAAAACAACTTTGTTATCAACGAGCAGAAATAAGACTCTCCGATCATCGACCTGTCAGTTCAATGTTTTTACTCGAAGTTGAAGTCTTGGACCATCGGAAGTTGCAGAGGGCTCTCAATGTTAGCACAGCTGCCGTCCATCCTGAGATTTTCTTTGATGAAAATGAAGACTTAGAGCTTTAG
- the LOC107890621 gene encoding tobamovirus multiplication protein 2B has product MATAGRGGRTVTGANSREGTAKSTVNEQISQAVLSTSNLLHLMQQSSPSRTQLMKLPKILLAKAPTIKNTGQMLELMPRAISSLDAHIDNGLQSVPHLKTVIQLLENMESSQLSSLSQARLSRAESQQAHQHPEVGSPP; this is encoded by the exons ATGGCAACAGCTGGAAGGGGAGGTCGAACTGTGACGGGGGCGAATAGCAGAGAAGGAACAGCAAAATCAACAGTGAATGAACAGATTTCCCAGGCCGTACTGTCCACCTCTAATCTCCTTCATCTCATGCAACAGTCTTCTCCTTCTCgg ACCCAATTGATGAAACTTCCTAAAATTCTTTTGGCCAAAGCTCCTACAATAAAAAATACAGGGCAG ATGTTAGAGCTGATGCCTAGGGCTATTTCATCACTTGATGCTCATATTGATAATGGATTACAAAG TGTTCCACATCTGAAAACGGTAATTCAGTTACTAGAAAATATGGAAAGCAGCCAGCTTAGTTCTCTGTCTCAAGCACGTCTCTCACGAGCG GAATCTCAGCAGGCACATCAGCATCCCGAGGTTGGATCACCACCTTAA
- the LOC121220981 gene encoding beta-amyrin 11-oxidase, which translates to MKEPILFFHEMNKIAFNTVIASMEKSYTDLFSGLFCTPINSPGFAYHKAVKARKKLVKEIQGVLGEKRERKRNDPNSKIIWTLKFIPTQKNSFLQDGMVLNPRQELFYPLEQEVVLVLELI; encoded by the exons ATGAAGGAACCAATCCTTTTCTTCCATGAGATGAATAAGATTGCTTTCAATACTGTTATCGCATCAATGGAGAAGTCTTATACAGATTTATTCTCTGGattattttgcactcctattaaCAGCCCTGGTTTTGCATACCATAAAGCAGTCAAGGCAAGGAAGAAGCTGGTGAAAGAGATTCAAGGCGTATTGGGTGAAAAGAGAGAGAGGAAACGTAATGACCCAAACTCAAAGATCATATGGACCCTGAAATTTATCCCAACCCAAAAGAATTCCTTCCTTCAAGATGGGAT GGTTTTAAACCCAAGGCAGGAGCTTTTCTACCCTTTGGAGCAGGAAGTAGTACTTGTCCTGGAGCTGATCTAG
- the LOC107890618 gene encoding beta-amyrin 11-oxidase, whose amino-acid sequence MELDLWRIAIIVATFAVSFGFLKKAYERLGQQQQLKSLPPGDMGWPLIGNTWSFIRAYKSQNPESFINNLKKRYGKTGIYKTHLFGNASIIVCSAELCRKVLTDDNNFQWGYPVSNLILGDHVPFDYISSHKRLHRLLTTALNQHQPPSSHLGTIEKIVINTLEECSKLKEPILFVPEVNKFVFKLIIAILLGSGTDDTQIASMEEYYRKVYHGLHTTPINIPGFPYHRAVQARKVLANKIRGVLGERRERRCNDPNPNTGIIDFIEKADFEDGRAMNHELLVGLLIGLFIAARETTSRTAIWATIHLHNHPRLLHKAKEEQEEIVKRRPSSQKGLTFTEIKQMKYLSKVIDETLRIGANVFSIF is encoded by the exons ATGGAGTTAGATTTGTGGAGAATTGCTATAATTGTGGCAACATTTGCTGTTTCATTTGGATTCCTTAAGAAAGCCTATGAGAG GTTAGGGCAGCAGCAGCAGCTTAAGTCTCTCCCTCCAGGTGATATGGGATGGCCATTGATTGGGAATACGTGGTCTTTCATAAGAGCTTACAAATCCCAAAACCCAGAATCCTTCATCAACAATTTGAAGAAAAG GTACGGTAAAACAGGGATTTACAAGACCCATTTGTTTGGGAACGCAAGCATCATAGTTTGCAGTGCGGAGTTATGTAGGAAAGTGTTGACAGATGACAACAACTTTCAATGGGGTTACCCTGTTTCAAATCTGATTCTGGGTGATCATGTGCCATTCGATTACATTTCTAGTCACAAGCGACTTCACAGGCTATTGACCACGGCTCTCAATCAACACCAACCACCTTCATCGCATTTAGGGACCATTGAGAAAATCGTTATCAACACACTGGAAGAATGTAGTAAGCTGAAGGAACCGATCCTTTTCGTTCCTGAGGTGAATAAGTTTGTGTTCAAACTCATTATAGCCATCTTGCTTGGCTCTGGAACTGACGATACTCAAATTGCATCCATGGAGGAGTATTATAGAAAAGTATACCATGGATTACATACCACTCCCATTAACATCCCTGGTTTTCCATATCATAGAGCAGTCCAGGCCAGGAAGGTGCTGGCGAATAAGATTCGAGGTGTATTGGGTGAAAGGAGAGAGAGGAGATGTAATGACCCCAACCCAAACACAGGCATAATCGACTTTATTGAGAAAGCTGATTTTGAGGATGGGAGAGCAATGAACCATGAACTCCTTGTTGGTTTATTAATCGGGCTCTTCATTGCTGCTCGTGAAACTACATCTCGAACGGCTATATGGGCCACCATCCATCTCCATAATCATCCCCGTCTGTTGCACAAGGCCAAG GAAGAGCAAGAGGAAATCGTGAAAAGAAGACCTTCTTCCCAGAAAGGTTTAACCTTCACCGaaattaaacaaatgaaatatcTATCCAAG GTGATTGATGAGACACTACGAATAGGCGCCAATGTTTTTTCAATCTTTTGA
- the LOC107890617 gene encoding AT-hook motif nuclear-localized protein 23 — protein sequence MAGLDLGTAASRYFQHLQRPDLHLHHQPEPEDHEVSNNRHGQDDDGSHQALDLVNGSHSGDLVIARRPRGRPPGSKNKPKPPVIVTRESANTLRAHLLEVGSGCDVFDCVANYARRRQRGVCILSGSGTVTNVSIRQPAAAGAVVTLHGRFEILSLSGSFLPPPAPPGATSLTIFLAGGQGQVVGGNVVGELMAAGPVILIASSFTNVAYEILPLEEDDDQLQMQSGGGGGNIGGNMLTDDGAVPGGLPFFNLPPNMQPNVHLPVEGWQGNSGGT from the coding sequence ATGGCGGGTCTTGATTTAGGCACTGCTGCTTCTCGCTACTTTCAACATCTTCAAAGACCCGACCTTCACCTCCATCACCAACCTGAACCTGAAGATCACGAAGTTTCAAACAATCGTCACGGCCAAGATGATGATGGTTCCCACCAAGCTCTGGATTTAGTCAACGGTTCCCACTCGGGTGACCTTGTTATAGCCCGTAGGCCAAGGGGTCGTCCTCCAGGTTCTAAAAACAAGCCCAAGCCTCCGGTCATCGTCACTAGGGAGAGTGCAAACACGCTCCGGGCTCACTTACTGGAAGTTGGGAGCGGCTGTGATGTGTTCGACTGTGTTGCCAACTACGCTCGGAGAAGGCAAAGGGGAGTGTGTATACTGAGCGGGAGTGGTACGGTGACCAACGTCAGCATTAGGCAACCAGCTGCGGCTGGAGCTGTTGTTACCCTTCATGGCAGATTCGAAATATTATCACTTTCGGGTTCGTTTTTGCCGCCGCCAGCTCCTCCAGGCGCCACCAGTTTGACAATCTTTTTGGCCGGTGGGCAAGGTCAGGTTGTTGGGGGAAATGTGGTTGGGGAACTGATGGCGGCAGGACCTGTTATTCTCATAGCATCGTCGTTTACAAATGTGGCCTATGAGATACTCCCTTTGGAAGAGGATGATGACCAACTGCAGATGCAAAGCGGCGGCGGCGGCGGAAACATTGGAGGGAACATGCTTACCGATGACGGTGCTGTCCCAGGTGGGTTGCCTTTCTTCAATTTGCCACCCAATATGCAGCCTAATGTCCACTTACCAGTTGAAGGATGGCAAGGAAACTCAGGTGGTACATAG